The window GCTCAAGCATCAGGACCCCCCACCGGGCCCTGTGCGAGACCCCCCGCCCGGACGACTTGCGTTGTGTCGAGCCTGGTACGTTCCTCGAAGCACACTGTAGACGGAGCACCCTTATGCAAGGTCACGAGCGGGCCGGCGGACGAGACTCGCCGGTGGGTCTTGATCCCACTCTGGAATGGCTTCGAAGCGCAGCAGGGCGCGGGGTCGCACGCGGCGTCTCTGTGGGCTGCCTAAGATGGACGTCCCAAACCTACCGCTCGGCGTTCCGAAAGCCCTCCATCTTAGGGTAGGAGCTCGTTGGGTGTCACTCCGAACGCCCGGGCGAGCTTCCAGATCGTGAACATGGTGACCGACCGCCCCGCCTCGATTCGCTGGTAGTGCCGCAGGCTGAAACCCCGCTCCATCATATCCTCTTGGGTGAGCCCACACCGTAGGCGCAGCTTCCTCACATGCTTGCCGAACTTGGTGCAGTAGCGCTCGAAACCACGGTCCAAAGCAGGCCAAAGCTACGAGGACCCGTATAGGTTGGACCACGGCCTAAAATGTCGTACTGTTTTGGGAGCCAGCCTTTGATGGGGAAGCTACCCACGCCGATACCCACAGGCCCACTGGCGGCCCTCCAGATTCCGTCCACGAGACCGTTACACAAGCAGGGCCGGGATGGTGGGTCCTAGGCCTACAGCGAGAGCGTAGCCCGCGCTCAGGGAGGAACCAAAGTGCATGTACGATCGATCGATCTACTGGTGGCGCTCGCAGCGAGTGCCTTGT of the Pseudomonadota bacterium genome contains:
- a CDS encoding helix-turn-helix domain-containing protein, which produces MDRGFERYCTKFGKHVRKLRLRCGLTQEDMMERGFSLRHYQRIEAGRSVTMFTIWKLARAFGVTPNELLP